GGCGGTTAAATAGTGTAAAGTTGTTTTTATAGTTGTATATTTTAGAGGAGAACAAGTAATGTTATATACTGGAAACGTAGATGCAATTGCAGCGGTATCTCTCAAGAAAGCCACTGCAATGAAACACAGCTTAACAGGTTTCTTGACTCTCTCTGTGATAGCTGGTTTTTACATTGGATTTGGTGTTATTCTTGCATTTATTGCTGCCGCACCTGTTGCAGCAATAAATCCCGGCATTGGTAAGATAGTTGCCGGTGCAACTTTTGGTATTGCGTTGTCGTTAGTAATTTTTGCTGGAGCCGAGTTGTTTACAGGATATAACCTTTTGATATTTAAAGGAACACTTAGGGGCACCGTAACTCTTTCAGATTCTATGCTGGGCTGGTTTTGGACGTACTTAGGAAATCTGGGCGGCTCGATGCTTTTTGCACTTATGATTATTGCTGCTGGCATCTTTGCCCCTGATCCCTGGAAAGCATTTATCTTAAAGGCTGCTACCTATAAAAGCAATGCGCCCTGGTGGGAATTATTCTTCAGGGGTCTCTTCTGTAACTGGCTCGTTTGTCTGGCTATATGGTCAACGTTTAGATGCACCAGCGATTCTGGTAAACTGATTATGATATGGTGGTGCCTGTTCGCATTTGTTACGACAGGTATGGAACACAGTGTAGCAAATATGACGATATTGACAATCGCAAATCTCTTGCCTCACGGGCCTGAGATCTCATGGGGTAAGATGTTTGGGTGGAATCTTGTTGCTGTTACCTTAGGTAATATTGTGGGTGGTTCCTTCTTTGTTACATTTCTGTATTGGTTTGCTACTGCTATGGATGAAAGAGGCGCTAAGAGGTTAGAGTTCTTAAAGGCTTCTACGGGAACTTCTGAATCTCTAAAAGCACCAAAAATGGAAGAGGAGATTAAAGACGTTAGGGTAAAGATGAAGCAGTAAGTTAGCATAACAGCGTTTAAACCTAGACAATAAGTAGAAAAGGCTGATTGTAGTGGAAAGGGCCAGTAAAATTTACTGGCCCTTTTTTTCTGATTACGAAGTAAATTTTTGATTATTTGAGGATTTGGTATGGGAAACAAAGGTTTACAGAAAAGGTTTTTTTACGTCGGATATATCTTTTTCATAATAATTCTTATTTGTTATGTTTCATTCAATCATTCTATAACTGTTGCAAATGCTGAGATAAACCCAAAGATA
The genomic region above belongs to Candidatus Jettenia caeni and contains:
- a CDS encoding formate/nitrite transporter protein, with protein sequence MLYTGNVDAIAAVSLKKATAMKHSLTGFLTLSVIAGFYIGFGVILAFIAAAPVAAINPGIGKIVAGATFGIALSLVIFAGAELFTGYNLLIFKGTLRGTVTLSDSMLGWFWTYLGNLGGSMLFALMIIAAGIFAPDPWKAFILKAATYKSNAPWWELFFRGLFCNWLVCLAIWSTFRCTSDSGKLIMIWWCLFAFVTTGMEHSVANMTILTIANLLPHGPEISWGKMFGWNLVAVTLGNIVGGSFFVTFLYWFATAMDERGAKRLEFLKASTGTSESLKAPKMEEEIKDVRVKMKQ